CGGAGGAGAGGAAGATCTCGGTGTGGCTCTGCCAGGAGGAGAAGTTGATCTCAGGCCTCTCCAGACGCACCACTTGCTCGGATGTGGTGCGGGTGCTGCTGGAGGACAACAGCCAGCGGCAGCAGCTGGCCGCCCTGCAGGAGTCCGGCGGGGGGATGCTCTCGGGGCCCCCCGAGTCCTACTGCATCGTGGAGAAGTGGAGGGGCTTCGAGAGGATCCTGCCCAACAAGACGAAGATCCTGAGGCTCTGGGCTGCCTGGGGGGACGAGCAGGAGAACGTCCGCTTCGTGCTGGTCCGCAGCGAGGCGTCCCTGCCCAACACGGGGCCCCGCAGCGCGGAGGCCAGGGTGGTGCTGAGCAAGGAGCGCCCCTGCCATGGCCTCGGGGCGGCCCGGGCCAGCCTGGTGCTCACGCAGGAGAAGCAGCGGCGGGTAGTGAGAAAAGCCTTCCGGAAACTGGCCAAGATCAACAAGAAGCGGCAGCAGCCGCTGGCCAAGGAGGCGTCCTCGGCGGAGAGGATGGAGACCCTGGTGCACCTGGTGCTGTCGCAGGACCACACCATCCGCCAGCAGATCCAGCGGCTCCGGGAGTTGGACCGGGAGATCGACAGGTACGAGGCTAAGGTCCACCTGGACCGCATGAAGCGGCACGGGGTGAACTACGTGCAGGACACCTACTTGGTGGGGGCCGGCGGCTGCGAGCTGGAGCCGGgccgggagctggggccggggccggggccggagccggagccggacgGGCAGCTGGAGGAGTACGCCAGGAAGTGcgaggagctgctgcagctgcaggagcagtggACGCGgcaggaggagctgctggagcaCCTGGCCGGCGAGATCCAGGAGGAGCTGAACGAGCGCTGGATGAAGCGGCGCCGGGAGGAGCTGGCCGCGGCCaagggctccagctccagcctgtcCGAGCCCGACTGCAACACCACGGAGCTGAGCGGCGGCGCCGGCGGCGAGCTCCTTGTGGAGCAGGAGCGCGTGAAGACCCAGCTGAGCACCAGCCTCTACATCGGGCTCCGGCTGAGCACGGACTTGGAGGCGATCAAAACGGACCTGGATTACACGCAGCGCGCCCGCGAGGACAAGGAGCGGGAGCTGCAGCGCCTGGTCGAGACGCTGAACACGCTGGACTTCGCGGACACCCAGACGGCAGCTCAGATCCTCCTCCCCGAGGAGCGCGCTCCCGGCGGCCCGGCCTTACacgaggctgggctgggggctcccGTGGGCAGCTCAGACGCCTGGGAGGGCCAGGCCAGGGGGCGGTGCAAGGACTGCGAGGAGAACGATGAGGACTCGGATACAGGACTCAGCTCCATGCACAGCCAGGACTCTGACTCTGTCCCAGTCTGTGAATCGCTAATATAGCTGCCTCCTTCCTTAAGTAAAATAAGCTCAGGGACCCACCGGGAAATACAAACTTGTGCTTCCTCCTCAGCACTCTTAGAATACAACTATCTGTTTTCATATCCGCCAGAAGAGATCCTAGAGTGGACTCCTGTGATATATTTCCATTAGAACAAAAacgtgtgggtttttttggttgttgttgtgGGTGGTCTGtccttttgggggaggagggggaccaCTTTAAAATCCAGATGCCAGTTAGTGCCATCTTATGGTAATTtattcaaactgatgaccagttATCTGGGGATAACATAAGCTAATGGTAAACTACACAGTTGAAGAATTAAACGGATTAAACCATACAATTTTGATTCTACAGACAGACTATAACTACATTTTGCTGCCTAGCGACTGTTGGAAAAGAGGTTTGTTGTCCTAGGTACTGTAAGGAAAGagttgggttggggggggggggaacttacACTGTAAAATGCACTCATAAAAAGGAAATACACCGAATCTAAATTTATGTGGCTTAAGTTTAAACTTGTTAAAACTAGTCGTCACCAGACACCTTTTAGTCTGTTTCCTCACTACtttcatcttttagaaaaaaacacgTTTGCATTTCATTCAGTATTGGAATTACCTTTTTCCTAAATTCCTGCCTTTTATTTCGCCTCAAAGGTGTTCTTGAGTGGAACCCTTAATCCTATATTGCTCCAAAGCAAATACAGTCCAGTATAGATTTCTTTGCATAGTCTGTTTGATGGAATGCTGGAACATATATTCTCTAGTTGAAACAAAAATTCAGCACCTTTATATTTCCTCAGTGTTGCAAGCCAACTGTTATGCTACAGTATTTGCCACTTAAGAATTCAGTAGGTTCCTcttagacaaaaataaaaaaaaatattgaaagtaCAGAACTTTCAGAACTGGGTGATTGAAAAATTAGCAAACAGGACATCTGTCAGTATGTTTGACATGGATGCCAGTTTGTCCTAATCTATAAACTTTTGAAATATATTGTACTATTTTTTTGCCATAAAAAgtgataataaataattaaactaaGAACT
The nucleotide sequence above comes from Caretta caretta isolate rCarCar2 chromosome 6, rCarCar1.hap1, whole genome shotgun sequence. Encoded proteins:
- the RASSF10 gene encoding ras association domain-containing protein 10 yields the protein MEPEERKISVWLCQEEKLISGLSRRTTCSDVVRVLLEDNSQRQQLAALQESGGGMLSGPPESYCIVEKWRGFERILPNKTKILRLWAAWGDEQENVRFVLVRSEASLPNTGPRSAEARVVLSKERPCHGLGAARASLVLTQEKQRRVVRKAFRKLAKINKKRQQPLAKEASSAERMETLVHLVLSQDHTIRQQIQRLRELDREIDRYEAKVHLDRMKRHGVNYVQDTYLVGAGGCELEPGRELGPGPGPEPEPDGQLEEYARKCEELLQLQEQWTRQEELLEHLAGEIQEELNERWMKRRREELAAAKGSSSSLSEPDCNTTELSGGAGGELLVEQERVKTQLSTSLYIGLRLSTDLEAIKTDLDYTQRAREDKERELQRLVETLNTLDFADTQTAAQILLPEERAPGGPALHEAGLGAPVGSSDAWEGQARGRCKDCEENDEDSDTGLSSMHSQDSDSVPVCESLI